The genomic DNA GGGGCGATCTAAGGACCGCCGCTGTAAATAAAAAAGCCCGCGGATGAGTGATCATCCGCGGGCTTTTTCGTTGTCTGGAGGGACGCCATCGCGAGCAAGCTCGCTCCCACAGGGTATGTGTGAACACCACAAATCGACTGTGGGAGCGAGCTTGCTCGCGATGAGGCCAGTACAGGCGCCTCAAGACTTGCAGGGATACTCCCGATGCATCTGTTCCAACAACGCATCCTTGTCCTGCCACAACTGGTTGATCCAGCCCTGGAACTCCAGGCGATACACACCGTCCTGGTCATAGTTCTTGCCGATGAACTGCGGTGGGATCTTCAGCTCCTGGAAATGCACCACCACTTCCCCAACGTTGCCGCAGAGCAAATCCCAATACCCCGGTCGGCCGCCCGGGTAATGGATGGTCACGTTGATGATCGATTCCAGTTGTTCGCCCATGGCATCGAGCACGAAGGCGATGCCGCCGGCCTTGGGCTTGAGCAGGTAGCGAAACGGTGATTGCTGCTGGGCATGCTTGCCTTCAGTGAAGCGCGTACCTTCGACGAAGTTGAAAATGCCCACGGGGTTGTCGCGAAACTTCGCGCAGGTCTTGCGGGTGGTTTCCAGGTCCTTGCCTTTCTTTTCCGGGTGTTTTTCCAGATAAGCCTTGGAGTAGCGTTTCATGAACGGGAAGCCCAGGGCCCACCAGGCCAGGCCGATCACCGGCACCCAGATCAGTTCCTGCTTGAGAAAGAACTTCAACGGCCGGATACGTCGGTTCAGCACGTACTGCAGCACCATGATGTCGACCCAGCTCTGGTGGTTGCTGGTGATCAGGTATGAATGCTGGTAGTCCAGGCTCTCCAGGCCGCTGAGGTGCCAGCGGGTACGACGCAGCAGGTTCATCCAGGCCTTGTTGTTGCTGATCCAGGCTTCATGGATGTGGCTCATCAACCAGTTGGTGAAGCGCTGGGCGGCGGGGAAGGGCAGCAACAGCTTGAAAATTGCCACGATGAACAGCGGTGTGCAGCAGGCGATGGTGTTCAGCGCCAACAGCAGCGAGGCAATGACGCCGCGCAAGGGGGCAGGCAGGAAGTCCAGCATTTAAATATCCAATGGTCGGTTGGCGGCTTGGATCGCGGTCAGGGCGATGGTGTACACGATGTCGTCGACCTGGGCGCCGCGGGGCAAGTCATTCACCGGCTTGCGCAAGCCTTGCAGCATCGGCCCGAGACTGACGCAGTCGGCGCTGCGCTGCACGGCCTTGTGGGTGGTGTTGCCGGTGTTGAGGTCCGGGAAGATGAACACCGTCGCCCGGCCGGCCACCTGACTGTTGGGCGCCAATTGTCGCGCCACGGTTTCGTTGGCGGCGGCGTCGTATTGCAGCGGACCGTCGATCAGCAGGCCATGCTGGGCCTCGTGGGCCAGCAGCGTGGCTTCGCGGACTTTTTCCACCTCTTCGCCACTGGCCGACTCGCCACTGGAATAGCTGAGCATCGCCACCCGCGGCGTGATGCCGAACGCCGCGGCCGAGTCGGCGCTTTGCAAGGCGATTTCCGCCAGTTCCGCGGCGCTGGGGTGCGGGTTCATCACGCAGTCGCCGTAGACCAGCACTTCTTCGGGAAACAGCATGAAAAACACCGAGGACACCAGGGAGCATCCCGGCGCGGTCTTGATCAGTTGCAGCGCCGGACGGATGGTGTTGGCGGTGGAGTGAATGACCCCGGAGACCAGTCCGTCGACTTCATCCAGGGCCAGCATCATGGTGCCGATGACCACGGTGTCTTCCAATTGCTGCTCGGCCATCGGCGCGTTCAGGCTTTTGCTCTTGCGCAACCTCACCATCGGCTCGACATAACGCTCGCGAATCGAATCCGGGTCGAGAATCTCCAGCCCCGGCGGCAACTCGATGCCTTGGGCGCGGGCCACCGCTTCGACGTCGGCCGGTTTTGCCAACAACACGCAGCGGGCGATGCCCCGGGCCTGACAAATGGCGGCGGCCTGGACGGTCAGCGGTTCGCTGCCTTCGGGCAGCACAATGCGTTTGTTGGCGGCCTGGGCGCGCTGGATCAACTGATAGCGGAACACCGCCGGCGACAGGCGCATTTCCCGTGGTGTGCCGCAGCGTTGGTGCAGCCAGTTGGCGTCCAGGTGGCTGGCGACAAAATCGGTGATGATCTCCGCACGTTCGCGGTCATCGATGGGAATTTCCTTGTTCAGGCCGTTGAGCAGGTTGGCGGTGTCATAGGAGCCGGTGCTTACCGACAGCACCGGCAATCCTGCCTGCAAGGCGCCGCGGCACAGGTCCATGATGCGTGGGTCGGGTAGGGTGTCACTGGTCAGCAGCAGGCCGGCCAGTGGCACGCCGTTGATCGCCGCCAGGCTCACGGCGAGGATGATGTCGTCACGATCGCCGGGGGTCACCACCAACACGCCAGGCTTGAGCAATTCCACGGTGTTGCGCATGGTGCGGGCGCAAATGATGATGTTGCTCATGCGCCGGGTTTCGTAGTCGCCGGCATTGAGCACCTGGGCGCCCATCAGGTCGGCCACGTCGCGGGTGCGCGGGGCGTTGAGTTCGGGGCGAAACGGGATGCAACCCAGCAGGCGGAAATCGCCACTGCGCAACAGGGGCGAGTGCTCCTTGAGTCGTGCGGAAAACGCTTCCATGCTTTCCTCGGTGCGTACCTTGTTCAGGATCACCCCGAGGACTTTCGGATCTTTAGGCCCGCCGAACAATTGAGCCTGCAACTCCACCCGCCCGGAAAGCTCGGTCAGCACTTCGTTCTCCGGTGCCGACACCAGGATGACCTCGGCGTCGAGGCTCTTGGCCAGGTGCAGGTTGACCCTGGCGGCGTAGCTGGCGTTGCGGGTCGGGACCATGCCTTCGACGACCAGCACGTCCTTGCCGATGGCCGCTTGCTGGTACAGGGTGATGATTTCTTCCAGCAACTCATCGAGCTGGCCGTCGCCAAGCATCCGCTCGACATGAGCCAAACCCAGGGGCTGTGGAGGCTTGAGGCCATGGGTGCGGGCCACCAGCTCGGTGGAGCGCTCCGGCCCGGTGTCGCCGGGATGCGGCTGGGCAATCGGTTTGAAAAAGCCGACTTTCAGCCCGGCCCGTTCGAGGGTACGCACCAGCCCGAGGCTGATGGAGGTCAGACCCACACCAAAATCGGTGGGTGCGATAAAAAAAGTTTGCATGCGAATTCTCTAAGGGGGAATGGCGCGACCTATGACTGGTCGTCTACCCACAATTCAGTCGCCAAGGTTATCGCTAACCGGGCCTTGAGCGCACCAGCCGCAATCAAAGGGCTGGCCTATTTTTTCAATACGTTGCGCCGAGTCCAGTACCCAGGCCCGGGATTGCCACGGGGGTTGGTGGCGCAGGTGCTGGGTATGGCCACAGGACAGCTCGGCCACCCAGTGCCCGTCCTCGTCCTGATGGAAACCGATGACCGTCGGTCTGTTCGAGCAGGCCCGTTTGTCCGGGTTCCGTTCGCTTTCGGGCAAATCCTTGTTTAGACTTGTCCGTTCTTCATTCTTATGCAAAAGGTCTCGCCCCATGCTGATCGCCGCCAATAAGGCTGTCTCCATTGACTATACCCTGACCAACGACGCTGGTGAGGTCATCGACAGTTCTGCCGGCGGCGCTCCGCTGGTCTACCTGCAAGGCGCAGGTAATATCATTCCAGGCCTGGAAAAGGCTCTGGAGGGCAAAGCCGTCGGTGACGAGCTGAAAGTGGCCGTTGAGCCGGAAGACGCCTATGGCGAATATTCCGCTGAACTGGTCAGCACCTTGAGCCGCAGCATGTTCGAAGGTGTGGATGAGCTGGAAGTGGGCATGCAGTTCCACGCCTCGGCGCCCGACGGCCAGATGCAGATCGTCACCATCCGCGACCTGGAAGGCGACGACGTCACTGTCGACGGCAACCACCCGTTGGCCGGCCAGCGCTTGAACTTCCAAGTCAAGATCGTCGATATCCGTGACGCCAGCCAGGAAGAAATCGCCCATGGTCACGTCCATGGCGAAGGCGGCCATCACCACTGATTTCTGCGCTACGCTCAGGTAACCAGTGAATTGGAAAGGCGCCCTATGGCGCCTTTTTAGTCGCTTGCTGTTAGCATCGCCCATGTCTGTTTCAAAAGATCCGCAAACCCTGGAGTTCGTCATGAGTGCTTTCCACGACCTTAAACTGAAAGCCCTGGATGGTCAGGAGCTTGATCTGGCACCGTTCAAGGGGCAAGTCGTGCTGGTGGTCAACGTCGCCTCCAAATGTGGCCTGACGCCTCAGTACGCGGCGTTGGAAAGTCTCTATCAGCAATACAAGGACAAGGGGTTCAGCGTGCTGGGCCTGCCCTGCAATCAGTTCGCCGGGCAGGAGCCTGGGACCGAGCAGGAAATCCAGGAGTTCTGCAGCCTCAACTATGGCGTGACGTTCCCGCTGTCCAGCAAGCTGGAAGTGAATGGTCATGATCGTCATCAGTTGTACCGCCTGCTAGCGGGCGAGGGGGCCGAGTTTCCCGGGGACATTACCTGGAACTTCGAGAAATTCCTGGTCGGCAAGGACGGTCGGGTGCTGGCGCGTTTCTCGCCGCGCACGGCGCCGGATGATCCTTCCGTGATCCAGGCGATCGAAAAAGCGCTGAGCTGAAGTCAGGCACTGGACCCTTGTGGCGAGGGGATTTATCCCCGCTGGGTTGCGCAGCAACCCCATCAACTGCGACCGGGCCTTTCTGACACGCCGAGTTAGCAGGTTTTGGGGGGCTGCTTCGCAACCCAGCGGGGATAAATCCCCTCGCCACAGGTTTTGCACCCGGCTGGGCATTCGGCTCAATCCCGACAGTCGCGATCTTCTAATCCTTAATCACCCAAATCAATAGTGCTACCCAGCACCCAGCACGGCACATATTATCCTCGTCATATCGACCTGTGACGTTGTCCCGTGGAGTGCCCCATGCCTGCAAAAGCCCTGTTCAAACCCTTCCACCTCGGCGCGTTCGAATTGCCGACCCGGGTGGTGATGGCGCCGATGACCCGTTCCTTTTCGCCGGGCGGCGTGCCGAACGCCAAGGTGGTCGAGTACTACCGTCGCCGTGCGGCGGCCGGGGTCGGCTTGATCATCACTGAGGGCACGACGGTCGGGCACAAGGCCTCCAACGGTTATCCGAACGTGCCGCATTTCTATGGCGATGCCGCGCTGGCCGGTTGGAAACAGGTGGTCGATGCGGTGCATGCCGAAGGCGGCAAGATCGTTCCACAGTTGTGGCACGTGGGCAGTGTGCGACGCATCGGCACCGAGCCGGACGCCAGCGTGCCGGGTTATGGTCCGAGCGAAAAGCTCAAGGACGGCCAGGTGGTCGTCCACGGCATGACCCAGGCGGATATTGATGACGTCATTGCCGCGTTCGCCCAAGCGGCAAAAGATGCCCAGAGCATCGGCATGGACGGGGTGGAGATCCACGGCGCCCACGGTTACCTGGTGGACCAGTTTTTCTGGGAAGGCAGCAATCAGCGCACGGACGGTTATGGCGGCAGTCTGGCCAACCGCTCGCGCTTTGCGATCGAATTGATCCGTGCCGTGCGTGCCGCCGTAGGCGAGGGCTTCCCAATCATTTTCCGTTTCTCCCAATGGAAGCAGCAGGATTACACCGCGCGGCTGGTGCAGACCCCCGCAGCCTTGGGCGAATTCCTCAAGCCGTTGTCCGAGGCGGGCGTGGATATTTTCCACTGTTCGACACGGCGTTTCTGGGAGCCGGAATTCGAAGGCTCCGAGCTGAACCTGGCCGGTTGGACCCGCAAGCTCACCGGCAAGCCGACCATCACCGTCGGCAGCGTTGGCCTGGATGGCGAGTTCCTGCAGTTCATGGTCAACACCGACAAAGTCGCGCAGCCGGCCAGCCTGGAAAAACTGCTGGAGCGCTTGAACAACGATGAGTTCGACCTGGTGGCGGTGGGGCGTGCGCTGCTGGTGGATCCGGACTGGGCGCAAAAAGTCCGTGAAGGGCGCGAGCAGGAGATCTTGCCGTTCAGTCGCGAGGCTTTGATGACCCTGGTTTGAGTATCGCCTGAACTGACGCCATCGCGAGCAAGCTCGCTCCCACAGGGGCGGGCGGCCGGACACAGATATCGCGTTCGCTGAAGATCCAATGTGGGAGCGAGCTTGCTCGCGATGGCGATATCAGTATCACCGAATAATTAACGCACAGTTGGTGTAACAGGCATCAACTGCTCACCCACGCAAACTCCGCGCAACTGCGCTTCAAACTGCTCAATCACCGCCGTCCAACCCTGGCGACTGGCATGCTGGCGCGCATTGAGCCGCACGCAACGCAAGGTCTCGCGCTCTTCCAGCAGCCAACGGGCGGCATCGCAGAATGCCTCTTCATCTCCCGGCATCGCCAGCACGCCGTTATAGCCGTGGCGAATATGTTGCGCCGCCGCGGCCTGATCGTAGGCCACCACGCCCAGCCCGGACGCCAGCGCCTCCAACACCACATTGCCGAAGGTTTCGGTCAGGCTCGGAAAGACAAACACATCCCCGGACGCATAGTGGCTGGCCAACGCCTCGCCCCGTTGCGAGCCGCAAAAGATCGCCTCGGGCAATGCCTGCTCCAGCTCGGACCGCTGCGGGCCGTCGCCGACCACCACCAGCTTTATCCGTCGCCCCGGAAAAGCGCTGCACAGCGTGTCGAAACTGCGCTTGAGCAGCCCCAGGTTTTTCTCCGGTGCCAGGCGCCCGACATGGAGCACGGCGATGTCGTCGTCGCCCAGACCCCACGCTTCGCGCAGGCTCGACGAGCGCTTGACCGGATGGAACAGTTGGCTGTCCACGCCCCGGGACAACAATGCCACGCGCTCGAAGTGTCGTCGCTCCAGTTCCAGGCGCTGGCTGAGACTGGGCACCAGGGTCAGGCTGGAGCGGTTGTGAAACCAGCGCAGGTAATGGGTGAGCATGCGACTCAACAGCCCGAGGCCGTACTGCTGGGTGTATTGCTGGAAATTGGTGTGGAAGCCACTGACTACCGAGATGCCCAGGCGCCGTGCCGCCCGCAGTGCCGACAAGCCCAGCGGCCCTTCCGTGGCGATGTAGAGCACGTCCGGACGATGACGTTTCCAGCGCCGGAGCAGCTTGTGCATCGACGCCTGGCCCCACTGCAGCCCCGGATAACCCGGTAACGGCCAGCCCCGGCACAGCAGCAACTGCTCGTCACCGGCCTGGCGTGGGTCGTCGACCTGGCGCGGCCGTATCAGCTCGACCTGGTGCCCGCGGGCGCGCAAGCCGTCGTACAGGCGGCCCAAGGTATTGGCCACGCCATTGATTTCCGGCGGGAAGGTTTCGGTGATCAGGGTAATGTGCAGGGGTGTGGTCATGACCCCAGTGTCGACCGGGGCCATTTCGTCATTGTGACGACAGGATGATGGATTTGTGACGGCTCAGCCCTGGCGGGCCAACGCGGTCTCGGCGCCTTGCTCGCGCACCCAGAACAAGGTCGCCCCGGCCACCGCCGCCGGCATCATCAGGATGTTCACCACCGGGATCAGCAGCACCAAATACACGCTGCCGCCAAAACCCAGGCTCTGCCAGCGTTTTTCCCGCAGCCAGGCGAGCATTTCGTTCCAGCCCAGCTTGTGGTTGTCCGCCGGGTAGTCGATGTACTGGATCGCCATCATCCACACGCCGAATAGCAGCCACAGCGGTGCCGCCACCAGATTGACCACGGGGATGAACGACAGCACGAACAGCCCCAGGGCGCGGGGCAGAAAATAGCCGAGCTTGCGCGCTTCCCGACCGAGGGTCCGCGGCACCATGGCGATCAACTCGGTCCAACTGAAGGCCGGGAAGTCGTCGGTGCCACGGATGACCACTTCGACTTTTTCCGCGAGAAAACCGTTGAACGGTGCGGCGATGATGTTGGCGAGCATGGTGAAGGTGAAAAACACCATCAGCACGACGAGCACCACGAACAGCGGCCAGAGCACATAGCTGAGGAAACTCAGCCACTCTGGCAGCGACGGCATCAGCGTATCGACCCAGAGGCTGAACTGATGGCCGGCCAGGTAAATCAATCCGAAGAACAGCACCAGGTTGATCGCCAGGGGCAAAAGTACAAACAGGCGCAGGCCCGGGCTCAGGACCAGCTTGAGGCCTTCTTGCAAATATTGCGGGCCGGACAGGACGGGGGCGGGCATAGGTGGCTCCGAGCGAGGATGAACGCGCCGACCTTACCGGCTTTGCCCCGCCTGGGAAAGCGGCGACATGGCGTGTAACAACGTTTCTTGAGGCGAAGGCGCCTATTGAAAGGCTTGCTGCAGATAGAGCTCACCTATGAGCTGGATTGTTAAACCGTATTTCCTTAATCTTCGCTCCCTCGATACGCTGCACCCATTCTTTTTCAGGACTGTCGAACCCAAGCCTTCCCCAAGTGCGTCAACGGTCCTTTTTATTCGCGCCGCTCACCCGGCGTTCCGGCCCGCAAGGTCCGGTCAA from Pseudomonas beijingensis includes the following:
- a CDS encoding NADH:flavin oxidoreductase, which produces MPAKALFKPFHLGAFELPTRVVMAPMTRSFSPGGVPNAKVVEYYRRRAAAGVGLIITEGTTVGHKASNGYPNVPHFYGDAALAGWKQVVDAVHAEGGKIVPQLWHVGSVRRIGTEPDASVPGYGPSEKLKDGQVVVHGMTQADIDDVIAAFAQAAKDAQSIGMDGVEIHGAHGYLVDQFFWEGSNQRTDGYGGSLANRSRFAIELIRAVRAAVGEGFPIIFRFSQWKQQDYTARLVQTPAALGEFLKPLSEAGVDIFHCSTRRFWEPEFEGSELNLAGWTRKLTGKPTITVGSVGLDGEFLQFMVNTDKVAQPASLEKLLERLNNDEFDLVAVGRALLVDPDWAQKVREGREQEILPFSREALMTLV
- a CDS encoding FKBP-type peptidyl-prolyl cis-trans isomerase, which codes for MLIAANKAVSIDYTLTNDAGEVIDSSAGGAPLVYLQGAGNIIPGLEKALEGKAVGDELKVAVEPEDAYGEYSAELVSTLSRSMFEGVDELEVGMQFHASAPDGQMQIVTIRDLEGDDVTVDGNHPLAGQRLNFQVKIVDIRDASQEEIAHGHVHGEGGHHH
- a CDS encoding glutathione peroxidase produces the protein MSAFHDLKLKALDGQELDLAPFKGQVVLVVNVASKCGLTPQYAALESLYQQYKDKGFSVLGLPCNQFAGQEPGTEQEIQEFCSLNYGVTFPLSSKLEVNGHDRHQLYRLLAGEGAEFPGDITWNFEKFLVGKDGRVLARFSPRTAPDDPSVIQAIEKALS
- a CDS encoding acyltransferase — encoded protein: MLDFLPAPLRGVIASLLLALNTIACCTPLFIVAIFKLLLPFPAAQRFTNWLMSHIHEAWISNNKAWMNLLRRTRWHLSGLESLDYQHSYLITSNHQSWVDIMVLQYVLNRRIRPLKFFLKQELIWVPVIGLAWWALGFPFMKRYSKAYLEKHPEKKGKDLETTRKTCAKFRDNPVGIFNFVEGTRFTEGKHAQQQSPFRYLLKPKAGGIAFVLDAMGEQLESIINVTIHYPGGRPGYWDLLCGNVGEVVVHFQELKIPPQFIGKNYDQDGVYRLEFQGWINQLWQDKDALLEQMHREYPCKS
- the pta gene encoding phosphate acetyltransferase; protein product: MQTFFIAPTDFGVGLTSISLGLVRTLERAGLKVGFFKPIAQPHPGDTGPERSTELVARTHGLKPPQPLGLAHVERMLGDGQLDELLEEIITLYQQAAIGKDVLVVEGMVPTRNASYAARVNLHLAKSLDAEVILVSAPENEVLTELSGRVELQAQLFGGPKDPKVLGVILNKVRTEESMEAFSARLKEHSPLLRSGDFRLLGCIPFRPELNAPRTRDVADLMGAQVLNAGDYETRRMSNIIICARTMRNTVELLKPGVLVVTPGDRDDIILAVSLAAINGVPLAGLLLTSDTLPDPRIMDLCRGALQAGLPVLSVSTGSYDTANLLNGLNKEIPIDDRERAEIITDFVASHLDANWLHQRCGTPREMRLSPAVFRYQLIQRAQAANKRIVLPEGSEPLTVQAAAICQARGIARCVLLAKPADVEAVARAQGIELPPGLEILDPDSIRERYVEPMVRLRKSKSLNAPMAEQQLEDTVVIGTMMLALDEVDGLVSGVIHSTANTIRPALQLIKTAPGCSLVSSVFFMLFPEEVLVYGDCVMNPHPSAAELAEIALQSADSAAAFGITPRVAMLSYSSGESASGEEVEKVREATLLAHEAQHGLLIDGPLQYDAAANETVARQLAPNSQVAGRATVFIFPDLNTGNTTHKAVQRSADCVSLGPMLQGLRKPVNDLPRGAQVDDIVYTIALTAIQAANRPLDI
- the cysZ gene encoding sulfate transporter CysZ, which gives rise to MPAPVLSGPQYLQEGLKLVLSPGLRLFVLLPLAINLVLFFGLIYLAGHQFSLWVDTLMPSLPEWLSFLSYVLWPLFVVLVVLMVFFTFTMLANIIAAPFNGFLAEKVEVVIRGTDDFPAFSWTELIAMVPRTLGREARKLGYFLPRALGLFVLSFIPVVNLVAAPLWLLFGVWMMAIQYIDYPADNHKLGWNEMLAWLREKRWQSLGFGGSVYLVLLIPVVNILMMPAAVAGATLFWVREQGAETALARQG
- a CDS encoding DUF3565 domain-containing protein produces the protein METALLAAISMGRDLLHKNEERTSLNKDLPESERNPDKRACSNRPTVIGFHQDEDGHWVAELSCGHTQHLRHQPPWQSRAWVLDSAQRIEKIGQPFDCGWCAQGPVSDNLGD
- a CDS encoding glycosyltransferase family 4 protein, which gives rise to MAPVDTGVMTTPLHITLITETFPPEINGVANTLGRLYDGLRARGHQVELIRPRQVDDPRQAGDEQLLLCRGWPLPGYPGLQWGQASMHKLLRRWKRHRPDVLYIATEGPLGLSALRAARRLGISVVSGFHTNFQQYTQQYGLGLLSRMLTHYLRWFHNRSSLTLVPSLSQRLELERRHFERVALLSRGVDSQLFHPVKRSSSLREAWGLGDDDIAVLHVGRLAPEKNLGLLKRSFDTLCSAFPGRRIKLVVVGDGPQRSELEQALPEAIFCGSQRGEALASHYASGDVFVFPSLTETFGNVVLEALASGLGVVAYDQAAAAQHIRHGYNGVLAMPGDEEAFCDAARWLLEERETLRCVRLNARQHASRQGWTAVIEQFEAQLRGVCVGEQLMPVTPTVR